One genomic region from Leptospira tipperaryensis encodes:
- a CDS encoding cation diffusion facilitator family transporter, whose product MVLEADTKQERSNEKSLILKKRASILALLISGTLLVIKSGTGWWTDSIAVWASATDSGLDFLTSLINLFAILVASKPADEDHRYGHGKAEAIAGLLQSLFIFLSGSLILYKAIHSFFEPPKEIQDLPGIIVMVFSLALTIFLVIYQRYVLKKTGSLVISADSLHYSSDILSNSAVILSLIVVRMTGTVQVDFIVGSLIALYVIRSSAQIFRSSVDILMDKDVSHFYRPSIARIIHDFKPEVSGFQKLRTRSVGDLHILEFHISMPGDLTLHKIKEITDGLEGRLKLEFPSIEVWIHPIPVVESGSKIKKGI is encoded by the coding sequence ATGGTTTTAGAGGCGGATACGAAACAAGAACGATCCAACGAGAAAAGTCTGATTCTGAAAAAGAGGGCCTCGATTCTCGCACTTTTGATTTCAGGAACTTTACTCGTCATCAAATCGGGAACAGGTTGGTGGACCGATTCCATTGCGGTCTGGGCTTCCGCCACCGATAGCGGTCTTGATTTTTTAACCTCGCTTATCAATTTATTTGCGATCCTCGTCGCTTCCAAACCGGCCGACGAAGATCATCGATACGGCCATGGAAAAGCGGAAGCGATCGCGGGACTTCTTCAGAGTTTATTTATTTTTCTTTCCGGTTCTTTGATCTTATACAAAGCGATTCATTCTTTTTTTGAACCTCCGAAGGAAATACAAGATCTTCCCGGAATCATCGTGATGGTCTTTTCTTTAGCACTTACGATCTTTCTTGTGATCTATCAAAGATACGTTCTCAAAAAAACGGGTTCTCTTGTGATCTCTGCGGACAGCCTTCACTATTCTTCCGATATTTTGAGCAACAGCGCCGTGATTCTTTCCTTGATCGTTGTAAGAATGACCGGAACGGTTCAGGTCGACTTTATCGTCGGCTCCTTGATTGCATTGTATGTGATCCGGAGCAGCGCTCAGATCTTTCGTTCGAGTGTGGACATTTTGATGGATAAGGACGTTTCCCATTTTTACCGTCCTTCTATCGCTCGAATCATTCATGACTTTAAGCCTGAAGTTTCCGGATTTCAAAAATTAAGAACTCGTTCGGTCGGGGACTTACATATTTTGGAATTTCATATTTCGATGCCCGGTGATTTGACGCTTCATAAAATCAAAGAAATCACCGATGGCCTGGAAGGAAGACTGAAACTAGAATTTCCTTCCATCGAAGTTTGGATTCATCCGATTCCCGTTGTCGAAAGCGGATCTAAAATTAAAAAGGGAATTTGA
- a CDS encoding TIGR00730 family Rossman fold protein: MNSIKSAVCVFCGSRTGNDPIYTKVAQDLGALLVEKNLDLVYGGASCGIMGTIADAVMDNGGSVSGIIPDFLTLKEIKHDRVKDLMIVSSMHERKFRMYEKSAGFIALPGGIGTLDELVEITTWNQLKLITKPLGLLNIDGYFDHLLKQLDRMVKDGFMDSTTKEALIVSEDPSELLDLLIRKF; this comes from the coding sequence ATGAATTCTATCAAGTCAGCAGTTTGTGTTTTTTGCGGTTCTCGTACCGGTAACGATCCTATTTATACAAAGGTCGCGCAGGATTTAGGGGCCTTGCTCGTAGAAAAAAATCTCGATCTCGTTTACGGCGGCGCTTCTTGCGGGATTATGGGAACGATCGCGGATGCGGTGATGGATAACGGCGGCTCCGTTTCCGGAATCATTCCTGATTTTCTGACTTTAAAGGAAATCAAACACGATCGTGTGAAAGATCTGATGATCGTTTCTTCGATGCACGAAAGAAAATTTAGAATGTATGAAAAGTCCGCAGGTTTTATCGCTCTTCCCGGAGGGATCGGAACTCTCGACGAACTCGTGGAAATCACAACTTGGAATCAACTCAAACTCATCACAAAACCATTAGGTTTATTGAATATAGACGGTTACTTTGACCATCTCCTCAAGCAGCTGGACAGAATGGTGAAAGACGGATTTATGGATTCGACTACGAAAGAAGCCTTGATCGTTTCGGAGGATCCTTCCGAACTTTTGGATTTGTTAATCCGGAAGTTTTGA
- a CDS encoding ankyrin repeat domain-containing protein — MEGEQILTDWLKDYRDNYGSGVLSWAVKNLDLEAIELLLEVGADPDETNSRGETPLLTSLDLGNEDLIRTFLGAGADCGKKDFAGNTPLTKAVSTGNVEILELVYENEEPRPDLEERNGEGYTPLLLAVDLGHLSIVEYLLDQDADFLKKNSEGRTILHLTSLHNDFEILDLFLEKEESKSILENRDADGNTALLLAASHDSVECLERLLTIGADPLKVNTSGKTGLEEAERQKYHHAVKILKKVLVERFFEAVKTGDEDLCRTILKLEIPPNSINREGNTPLHIAVIHEQIPIIRLLFDENASPFLKNLDGKSALDLAKETGKQELIQILEPEPEKE; from the coding sequence ATGGAAGGAGAGCAAATTCTTACCGATTGGTTGAAAGACTATAGGGACAACTATGGTTCAGGCGTTCTTTCCTGGGCGGTTAAGAATTTAGATTTAGAAGCCATCGAACTCCTTTTAGAAGTAGGCGCCGATCCCGACGAAACCAATTCTCGCGGAGAAACTCCTCTACTAACATCTCTGGATCTTGGAAACGAAGACCTGATAAGAACGTTTTTGGGTGCCGGCGCCGATTGTGGTAAGAAGGATTTTGCGGGCAACACACCTCTAACAAAAGCGGTCAGCACGGGAAACGTAGAAATCTTAGAATTGGTTTACGAAAACGAAGAGCCGCGACCCGATCTGGAAGAACGAAACGGAGAAGGATATACTCCCCTTCTTCTCGCGGTGGATCTCGGACATCTTTCGATCGTAGAATATCTTTTAGATCAAGACGCCGATTTTCTAAAGAAGAATTCGGAAGGAAGAACCATTCTTCATCTTACGTCGCTTCACAATGATTTTGAAATTTTGGATTTGTTTTTAGAAAAGGAAGAAAGCAAATCTATATTAGAAAATCGTGATGCAGATGGAAACACGGCCCTCTTACTCGCGGCTTCACACGATAGCGTAGAATGTCTCGAAAGACTTCTTACAATCGGAGCCGATCCTCTAAAAGTAAACACTTCCGGAAAGACCGGTTTGGAAGAGGCGGAAAGACAGAAATATCATCACGCAGTCAAAATTCTTAAAAAGGTTCTCGTAGAAAGATTTTTTGAGGCCGTAAAAACCGGAGACGAAGATCTTTGTAGGACGATTCTTAAACTCGAAATTCCTCCAAATTCGATCAACCGAGAAGGAAACACTCCCCTTCATATCGCGGTGATTCACGAGCAGATCCCGATCATCCGGCTTTTGTTTGACGAAAACGCTTCTCCATTCTTAAAAAATTTGGATGGAAAGTCGGCATTGGATCTTGCCAAAGAAACCGGAAAACAAGAATTGATTCAAATCTTAGAACCGGAACCTGAGAAAGAATAG
- a CDS encoding AEC family transporter, which translates to MTHFILIPVCLFAGWLLKRGRILPENSAQVLGSFVIYVSLPSLILANVPSMLLEFSFAYLALMPWFVFGASIVFFYFAGKFLDWTVDTRIAVTLCCGLGNTSFVGLPILRMFYGEEVTNAVLIADQFGTFLCLAIPGFILAVRYLPENEKRKDQRIFKSILKKLLTFPPFLALLFSFSLRLFTIPEEIHSVFKILGETLVPMALFTVGFQLQFPNKDSQKIESETSFGSALLIGLIYKLLFAPILIFLCYFFLKVNPKHIKVAVLEAGMAPMITASIVSLQMGFRPLLSAAFPGIGLLFSIPTLFLFYTLLENFF; encoded by the coding sequence ATGACGCATTTTATTTTAATTCCAGTTTGTCTCTTTGCCGGTTGGTTACTCAAACGCGGGAGAATTCTTCCTGAAAATTCAGCGCAGGTTTTAGGAAGTTTCGTGATCTATGTTTCCCTTCCTTCTCTCATCTTAGCGAACGTTCCATCCATGCTCTTAGAATTTTCGTTTGCTTACTTGGCTTTGATGCCTTGGTTCGTGTTCGGAGCTTCGATTGTATTCTTTTATTTCGCGGGTAAATTCTTGGATTGGACGGTGGATACCAGAATCGCAGTGACTCTCTGTTGCGGACTCGGAAACACTTCTTTCGTAGGACTTCCTATCTTACGAATGTTTTACGGCGAAGAAGTGACAAACGCAGTCTTAATCGCGGATCAATTCGGAACCTTTCTTTGTCTCGCAATCCCGGGATTCATTTTAGCGGTAAGATATCTTCCGGAGAATGAAAAAAGAAAGGATCAAAGAATCTTCAAATCCATTTTGAAGAAGCTCCTTACTTTCCCGCCGTTTCTTGCTTTACTTTTTTCGTTTTCCCTAAGACTTTTCACAATCCCGGAAGAGATCCATTCCGTGTTTAAAATCTTGGGAGAAACGTTGGTGCCAATGGCTCTATTTACGGTCGGATTTCAATTGCAGTTTCCTAACAAAGATTCCCAAAAAATAGAATCTGAAACTTCCTTTGGAAGCGCGCTTTTGATTGGCCTAATTTATAAATTGCTTTTTGCGCCGATTTTGATATTCCTTTGCTATTTCTTTTTGAAAGTAAACCCGAAACATATAAAAGTTGCTGTTTTAGAAGCGGGAATGGCTCCGATGATTACCGCCTCGATCGTTTCCCTCCAGATGGGATTTAGACCTTTGCTTTCGGCGGCATTTCCGGGAATTGGACTATTGTTTTCCATACCGACGCTATTTCTATTCTATACTCTTTTGGAGAATTTTTTCTGA
- a CDS encoding DUF2889 domain-containing protein has product MNMLQEIKDRIRFRNTDFQRNYESRYYWFPEESPPFCIIEVNQYDPYHDMTLYLEVDLTTMKIVKSGVEEKRVPYETCPVAIRNYDYLVGEEMSYTKLMNHFPADKTLGCLHINELIQNAAMNFHSAYAFYLKERNFPAQFDEYKMYEGDLPARERREIGRHWWMKDRGVKNSCYSFSSRHEKPELKEQVKPLDSITAMMVKEFKKSRKDGS; this is encoded by the coding sequence ATAAATATGTTACAGGAAATCAAAGATAGAATTCGTTTTAGGAATACGGATTTTCAAAGAAACTACGAAAGTCGATACTATTGGTTTCCGGAAGAATCTCCTCCATTTTGTATCATAGAAGTAAACCAATACGATCCTTACCACGATATGACTCTTTATCTCGAAGTGGATTTGACTACGATGAAAATCGTAAAGTCCGGAGTGGAAGAAAAACGGGTTCCTTACGAAACCTGTCCGGTCGCGATTCGAAATTACGATTACTTAGTCGGCGAAGAAATGTCTTATACAAAACTGATGAATCATTTTCCAGCGGATAAAACCTTAGGCTGTCTTCATATCAACGAGTTGATTCAAAATGCCGCGATGAATTTTCATTCAGCCTACGCTTTCTATCTAAAAGAAAGAAACTTTCCCGCACAATTCGACGAATATAAAATGTATGAAGGCGATCTTCCCGCTCGAGAAAGAAGGGAAATCGGGCGTCACTGGTGGATGAAAGACAGAGGAGTTAAGAATTCCTGTTATTCGTTTTCTTCCCGTCACGAAAAACCGGAACTCAAAGAACAAGTGAAACCTCTTGACAGCATCACAGCAATGATGGTAAAAGAATTCAAGAAGTCGAGAAAAGATGGATCTTAA
- a CDS encoding SDR family NAD(P)-dependent oxidoreductase: protein MTSFFLEKSFMVTGASSGIGKALVLELNRKGAIVGALARRKELLKELKNEAAYPDKIIPLPGDVSDSSQLKKITEDFRKKVRRIDGIIHSAGISMRALARETEMKVYESLMDVNFYPLVHLFKLCETELRQNQGHFVAVSSLQGRFATQYRSGYAASKHAVQAFMDSVRLETFDSGMHVMTVSPGYVKTDISVKALSSDGSAYGIMDEGIKNGLSTEVVAERILKAIESGKRDCYPSQFRELFAFWVSRFSPSLLDKLLRRARVT from the coding sequence ATGACATCCTTCTTTTTAGAAAAATCGTTTATGGTAACCGGCGCCAGTTCGGGAATCGGAAAGGCGCTCGTTTTGGAACTTAACAGAAAGGGAGCCATTGTCGGCGCTCTCGCACGTAGAAAAGAACTTTTAAAAGAGTTAAAAAATGAAGCCGCTTATCCGGATAAAATCATTCCTCTTCCGGGCGACGTTTCCGATTCTTCTCAACTCAAAAAGATTACGGAAGATTTTAGAAAGAAAGTTCGACGCATCGACGGGATCATCCATAGCGCCGGAATCAGCATGAGGGCCCTCGCAAGAGAGACCGAGATGAAAGTTTATGAAAGTCTAATGGACGTAAACTTCTATCCTCTTGTACATCTTTTCAAACTCTGTGAAACGGAACTCAGACAAAATCAAGGTCATTTTGTTGCAGTCTCTTCGCTTCAAGGAAGATTCGCTACGCAATATCGCTCCGGTTATGCGGCGAGCAAACACGCGGTGCAGGCTTTTATGGACAGCGTTCGACTGGAAACTTTCGACAGTGGGATGCACGTTATGACAGTATCTCCGGGTTATGTTAAAACGGACATTTCAGTCAAGGCGTTGTCTTCAGACGGTTCTGCTTATGGAATTATGGATGAAGGAATTAAGAACGGACTTTCAACGGAAGTGGTTGCCGAAAGAATTTTAAAAGCGATCGAGTCCGGTAAAAGAGATTGTTATCCTTCTCAATTTAGAGAATTGTTCGCGTTTTGGGTCAGTAGATTTTCGCCTTCTCTTTTAGATAAACTTTTGAGAAGAGCGAGAGTAACTTAA
- a CDS encoding formylglycine-generating enzyme family protein has translation MLFPQDQEDQSLNLRMVPFWKGEVEAVYRGKGKVKIRIRRGSVFYGKEEEEIKAILARKQEYPVLQTNPEKEIGLFSIRQISVAYQSTSRGRKANEVELFGSFTANAGVPESLLAAGTFIQDYKQEVAYVEPGAFFTDERRRTRPIKQLRHPKDGKEMVLVSGGYEQNGELFYESMGFFLHGQGNDASEDTYNPFYFKPDRGNLQDVSSFYIDKYEVTNQEYSKFLKETNNPPPPHWPNGIYPSGKEHHPVNGLTYREAESYARWSGKRLPTEMEWEKAARGTGITWMINRDESYSFYPNPLEYPFGNDFDPVLCNTIESKRMDTIGVYELAKKSASPYGVIGMCGNVAEWTSSDYLPYKGHSLKRSAFGKMHKVIRGGSFSSNKEESTSYHRSFGGIPNLKTDRRAGIRLVWDLPGR, from the coding sequence ATGCTCTTCCCTCAAGACCAAGAAGACCAATCTCTCAATTTGAGAATGGTGCCTTTCTGGAAAGGTGAAGTCGAAGCCGTCTACCGAGGAAAAGGAAAAGTAAAAATTCGAATTCGCAGAGGATCGGTTTTTTACGGAAAGGAAGAAGAGGAAATCAAAGCCATTCTCGCGAGAAAACAAGAGTATCCCGTTTTACAAACCAATCCCGAAAAGGAAATCGGCTTGTTCTCGATCCGCCAAATCTCTGTCGCTTATCAATCCACTTCTCGCGGAAGAAAAGCAAACGAAGTAGAACTCTTTGGATCTTTTACCGCAAACGCAGGCGTTCCGGAAAGTCTCCTTGCCGCAGGAACCTTTATCCAAGACTACAAACAAGAAGTTGCCTATGTGGAACCCGGAGCGTTTTTTACGGATGAAAGAAGAAGGACGAGGCCGATAAAACAACTCAGACATCCGAAAGATGGAAAAGAAATGGTTCTCGTTTCCGGCGGTTACGAACAAAACGGAGAATTGTTTTATGAGTCTATGGGATTTTTCTTACACGGACAAGGTAACGACGCATCCGAAGACACTTACAATCCGTTCTATTTTAAACCGGATCGTGGAAATCTCCAGGACGTCTCCTCGTTTTACATAGATAAATACGAAGTTACAAATCAAGAATATTCAAAATTCTTAAAAGAGACGAATAACCCGCCGCCTCCGCATTGGCCGAACGGAATCTATCCCTCCGGAAAAGAGCATCATCCGGTGAACGGACTTACTTACAGAGAGGCGGAATCGTACGCGCGTTGGTCCGGCAAACGACTTCCCACTGAAATGGAATGGGAAAAGGCCGCAAGAGGAACCGGAATTACTTGGATGATCAATCGGGATGAGTCGTATTCTTTTTATCCCAATCCTCTCGAATATCCTTTTGGAAACGATTTTGACCCCGTTCTTTGTAATACGATCGAAAGCAAACGTATGGATACGATCGGAGTTTACGAACTCGCAAAAAAATCGGCGAGCCCTTACGGAGTGATCGGAATGTGTGGAAACGTCGCGGAATGGACGAGCTCGGATTATCTTCCTTACAAAGGACATTCTCTCAAAAGAAGCGCGTTCGGAAAAATGCACAAGGTAATTCGCGGCGGTTCTTTTTCTTCCAACAAAGAAGAATCAACGTCCTACCACAGATCCTTCGGCGGAATTCCCAATTTAAAAACGGACCGAAGAGCCGGCATCCGTCTTGTCTGGGATCTTCCGGGAAGATAA
- a CDS encoding DEAD/DEAH box helicase: MKKLKFSELNLSTEIQNAIAEMGFEEASPIQSDAIPVILKGKDIIGHAQTGTGKTAAFAIPTIEMLEVNSKSLQALILCPTRELVIQVSEQFRKLMKYKGNFEVVPIYGGQEIDRQLRALRKNPQIVIATPGRMMDHMRRGSLRLDEIKIVVLDEADEMLDMGFRDDMEIILKDTPAERQTIMFSATMTDDILNMMKRFQKSPQIIDVTHQKLSAPKIEQIYFEIQESAKGEALARLIEHRNIKLALVFCNTKAQVDTLVELLKSRGYFAEGLHGDLNQKQRDKVMNGFRNGTVEILVATDVAGRGIDVNNVEAVFNYDLPRDGEDYVHRIGRTGRAGKKGIAFSFIVGKQIYNLKKIERANGVKIEPGKIPTLDDLEETKIHSYTTKIRGLVDGGHLSEYVNQIERLMGTEYTALDIAAALFKLTIHKDSGTFDASVKFEAEQRFDDRKPSRKSGGYNRDRSYSGRPSGGGAGGGSRSKFGGSGGSGRSAGGAGGGDRNKKSGPPPYKAKKK; this comes from the coding sequence ATGAAGAAACTCAAGTTTAGCGAACTAAACTTATCCACCGAAATCCAAAATGCAATTGCAGAAATGGGTTTTGAAGAAGCCTCTCCGATTCAATCGGATGCAATCCCGGTCATCCTAAAAGGAAAAGACATCATCGGACACGCGCAAACTGGTACCGGTAAAACGGCCGCATTTGCAATTCCAACGATCGAAATGTTGGAAGTAAATTCTAAAAGCCTCCAAGCATTGATCCTCTGTCCGACTAGAGAACTTGTAATTCAAGTCAGTGAACAATTTAGAAAGCTGATGAAATACAAAGGAAACTTCGAAGTCGTTCCGATTTATGGCGGTCAAGAAATCGACAGACAGTTAAGAGCTCTAAGAAAGAATCCTCAGATCGTAATCGCAACGCCGGGAAGAATGATGGATCACATGAGACGCGGTTCTCTACGTCTCGACGAAATCAAAATTGTAGTTTTAGACGAAGCTGACGAAATGTTGGACATGGGGTTTAGAGATGATATGGAAATCATCCTGAAAGACACTCCTGCGGAACGTCAGACAATCATGTTTTCCGCAACTATGACCGACGACATTTTGAATATGATGAAACGTTTTCAAAAAAGTCCTCAGATCATCGACGTTACTCATCAAAAACTAAGCGCTCCAAAAATCGAACAAATCTATTTTGAAATTCAAGAAAGCGCAAAAGGCGAAGCCCTCGCAAGATTGATCGAACACAGAAACATCAAACTCGCTCTCGTTTTTTGTAATACAAAAGCGCAAGTCGACACGTTAGTCGAATTATTAAAATCGCGCGGCTACTTTGCGGAAGGTCTCCATGGAGATCTCAACCAAAAACAAAGAGACAAAGTGATGAACGGTTTTCGAAACGGAACCGTCGAGATCCTCGTAGCAACCGACGTGGCGGGAAGAGGAATCGACGTAAACAACGTCGAAGCGGTTTTTAATTACGACCTTCCAAGAGATGGAGAAGACTACGTCCATAGAATCGGAAGAACGGGAAGAGCCGGTAAAAAAGGAATCGCATTCTCTTTTATCGTTGGAAAACAAATCTACAATCTCAAGAAAATCGAACGTGCAAACGGCGTAAAAATCGAACCTGGAAAAATTCCAACGTTAGACGATCTTGAAGAAACAAAAATCCATTCTTATACAACCAAGATCAGAGGTCTCGTAGACGGCGGTCACTTAAGCGAATACGTAAATCAGATCGAAAGATTGATGGGAACCGAATACACAGCTCTTGATATCGCAGCTGCCCTTTTCAAACTTACGATTCACAAGGATAGCGGAACCTTTGACGCGAGTGTTAAGTTCGAAGCCGAGCAACGTTTCGACGATAGAAAACCTTCACGTAAATCCGGCGGTTACAATCGTGATCGAAGCTATTCCGGAAGACCGAGTGGAGGTGGCGCGGGCGGAGGTTCACGTTCCAAGTTCGGGGGAAGTGGCGGCAGCGGAAGAAGCGCCGGAGGAGCCGGTGGCGGGGATCGAAATAAAAAATCAGGTCCTCCTCCTTACAAAGCAAAGAAGAAATAA
- a CDS encoding alginate export family protein, translated as MTSQPATPEKQEPILPKEPKKELPWFETIKFGGMIRIRPEAKYNYDFDRFKNDNTSFVGAKAQIWLEKDISEKTKVRITLQDSALWGGEKGSYSGLDTANDNTRQSVGIREAWIESKELLGPVTLQAGRQILKYGDERLVGALDWTNVGRSFNGFRFKLDQEFFSSHAWVMIVGEQDSDIVGNSTSLGKKNSFPTQYNCPANTNTPCKLSADIPKQQQGDSTFTGFYNTIKFSKHLHLDAYYIGLYKKWLPQNNSTILLLANPETVPRDSRYDQLHTFGFRISNKTTKDKKSETPLDFSFEYSAQTGKTGWNVTPGWDSLNTNVSTVDPLTGQTITKSLYKERQAYDAYAYALDMGYTIGSFRLGAEYDVASGDPNRKDGKVATFSNLFHSNHIFYGEADQVSWVNMIGKSVNLTWDGAEKGKLRLAYWVVDKQKLQDGWYDITGTLKEGASTESYTNDRFKNPYLQSEKGAESQRGVGTLGKNLFREIDMVYTLKYKDIIWALGYSWIFAGDAIRGKVNDDSISPEFRKTSFLPQAQFAYLSMTAQF; from the coding sequence ATTACGAGCCAACCTGCAACTCCTGAAAAACAGGAACCGATTCTTCCCAAAGAACCGAAAAAAGAATTACCTTGGTTTGAAACGATCAAATTCGGCGGTATGATACGAATTCGCCCGGAAGCGAAGTACAATTATGATTTTGATAGATTCAAAAATGATAATACTTCTTTTGTCGGCGCAAAAGCTCAGATCTGGTTGGAAAAAGACATTTCAGAAAAAACAAAAGTAAGAATCACTTTGCAGGATTCCGCGCTCTGGGGAGGAGAAAAAGGTTCCTATTCGGGTTTGGATACTGCAAACGATAACACAAGACAATCCGTCGGCATAAGAGAAGCCTGGATCGAATCTAAGGAATTATTGGGTCCGGTCACGTTACAGGCGGGAAGACAAATCCTAAAATACGGAGACGAAAGACTTGTTGGTGCGCTGGATTGGACGAACGTCGGAAGGAGTTTTAACGGATTTCGTTTTAAATTGGATCAAGAATTTTTTTCCTCACATGCATGGGTTATGATCGTAGGAGAACAAGATTCCGATATCGTCGGTAACAGTACTTCACTCGGTAAAAAAAATTCATTCCCGACTCAGTACAATTGTCCTGCTAATACGAACACTCCTTGTAAACTTTCGGCCGATATTCCGAAACAACAACAAGGCGATTCTACTTTCACCGGATTTTATAACACGATTAAATTCTCAAAACATCTTCACTTGGATGCGTATTACATCGGTCTCTATAAGAAATGGCTACCGCAGAATAATTCTACAATCCTTTTACTTGCAAATCCGGAAACGGTTCCTCGCGATTCCAGATACGATCAACTTCATACATTCGGATTCAGAATTTCTAATAAAACAACGAAGGATAAAAAATCGGAAACTCCGCTTGATTTCTCTTTTGAGTATTCGGCTCAAACAGGAAAAACCGGTTGGAACGTGACTCCGGGTTGGGACTCGTTAAACACAAACGTTTCCACCGTGGATCCTCTCACAGGACAGACCATTACTAAAAGTTTATATAAAGAAAGACAAGCTTACGACGCCTATGCTTACGCATTGGATATGGGTTATACCATCGGCTCATTTCGACTTGGTGCAGAGTATGACGTTGCCAGCGGAGATCCGAATCGCAAAGATGGTAAAGTTGCGACCTTCTCCAATTTATTTCATTCCAACCATATCTTTTATGGAGAAGCGGACCAAGTAAGTTGGGTCAACATGATCGGCAAGTCCGTAAATCTCACCTGGGATGGGGCCGAAAAAGGAAAGTTAAGACTCGCCTATTGGGTCGTGGATAAACAAAAACTTCAAGACGGTTGGTATGATATCACTGGAACTCTCAAAGAAGGCGCGAGCACGGAATCTTATACAAACGATCGTTTTAAGAATCCGTATCTACAAAGTGAGAAAGGCGCCGAATCACAAAGAGGAGTAGGAACGTTAGGAAAAAACTTATTCAGAGAAATCGATATGGTCTATACTCTCAAATACAAAGACATCATTTGGGCGTTGGGTTACAGTTGGATTTTTGCGGGCGATGCGATTCGAGGAAAAGTAAACGACGATTCGATTTCTCCCGAATTTAGAAAAACAAGTTTTCTACCTCAGGCTCAATTCGCATATCTTTCGATGACGGCTCAATTCTAA